In Chryseobacterium lactis, a single genomic region encodes these proteins:
- a CDS encoding serine hydrolase domain-containing protein, with product MFIHFYLKAKASLFLILTTTFICYGQNREELLKTKLDSAFSKVFNENDPGGSILIQQGDKILYENSFGLADLKTKEKFTNKTVSNLGSITKTFVSYGILILRNKKKLSLEDPLLKFFPDFKNRKVVSGITLRHLLSHTSGLPDIRHVDKDSIFYLTAKDEENFNPLKLTDSLEFEPGTKSNYSNPAYNGLALIIEKTSHTKWQHFIAENIFKPSGMKNTTITDGSFPDKGVAHGYVLRKNAYEEYDYGESPTFAAAGNGGVWSSVEDLKKYISALQQCKFTDCKTIEESKTVWKPSNWKSEKMADHTGIWFVHNGFYSGIKTEEKVKVIEHAGDQGGFKSHLMIIPEKQMSIVWLTNNNAFITGHIRRILLQLKYIE from the coding sequence ATGTTTATTCATTTTTATTTAAAAGCAAAAGCTTCTCTTTTCTTGATTCTTACGACAACATTTATTTGCTACGGACAAAACCGGGAAGAGCTTTTAAAAACAAAACTTGACTCTGCGTTTTCAAAGGTTTTTAATGAAAATGATCCCGGAGGAAGTATTTTGATTCAACAAGGGGATAAGATACTCTATGAAAATTCATTTGGACTTGCCGACCTCAAAACAAAGGAAAAATTTACCAATAAAACAGTATCTAATTTAGGTTCAATCACAAAAACTTTTGTGTCTTATGGAATCCTGATTCTCCGGAATAAGAAAAAGCTTTCCCTTGAAGATCCTCTTCTGAAGTTCTTCCCCGACTTCAAAAACAGAAAAGTTGTTTCCGGCATCACCCTTCGTCATCTTCTAAGCCATACTTCCGGACTTCCGGATATCAGACATGTTGACAAAGACAGTATATTTTATCTGACAGCGAAGGACGAAGAAAATTTTAATCCATTAAAATTAACAGACTCACTGGAATTTGAGCCGGGAACGAAATCGAATTATTCCAATCCTGCTTATAATGGACTTGCTTTAATTATTGAAAAAACAAGCCATACAAAATGGCAGCATTTTATTGCAGAAAATATATTCAAGCCTTCAGGGATGAAAAATACGACTATTACTGACGGTAGTTTTCCGGATAAAGGTGTAGCTCACGGATATGTTCTCAGAAAAAATGCCTACGAAGAATATGATTATGGTGAATCCCCAACTTTTGCGGCTGCCGGAAATGGTGGTGTATGGAGCTCTGTTGAGGACTTGAAAAAATACATTTCGGCTCTTCAACAATGTAAATTTACAGATTGTAAGACTATCGAAGAATCCAAAACCGTCTGGAAACCTTCTAACTGGAAAAGTGAAAAAATGGCCGATCACACCGGAATCTGGTTCGTTCATAACGGGTTCTATTCCGGAATAAAAACGGAAGAAAAGGTAAAAGTTATTGAACATGCCGGAGATCAGGGAGGTTTTAAATCACATCTTATGATCATTCCTGAAAAGCAGATGTCTATTGT
- the dtd gene encoding D-aminoacyl-tRNA deacylase has product MKIVVQRVSEAHVKVDGKIVGEIGKGLLLLVGVDENDEKTDVDWLVQKVLNLRIFGDEDDKLNLSVKDISGEILCISQFTLIADYKKGNRPSFIKAAKPDKAVPLFDYFKEEMAKSGLKTASGIFGADMKVSLINDGPVTIVMDSITKS; this is encoded by the coding sequence ATGAAGATCGTTGTACAAAGAGTTTCAGAAGCCCATGTAAAAGTAGACGGAAAAATCGTCGGAGAAATCGGAAAAGGCTTACTACTACTGGTAGGTGTTGATGAAAATGATGAAAAAACAGACGTTGACTGGTTGGTACAAAAAGTTTTAAATCTCAGAATTTTTGGAGATGAAGACGACAAACTCAACCTTTCGGTAAAAGATATCTCGGGAGAGATTCTCTGCATCAGCCAATTTACCTTGATTGCAGATTATAAAAAGGGAAACCGACCATCATTTATAAAAGCAGCCAAACCTGATAAAGCAGTTCCTTTATTTGATTATTTTAAAGAGGAAATGGCAAAATCAGGGTTAAAAACAGCAAGTGGAATTTTTGGTGCCGACATGAAAGTTTCTCTTATCAACGACGGACCTGTAACGATTGTGATGGATTCAATCACCAAAAGCTGA
- a CDS encoding GLPGLI family protein — MKKMIALLLLIFNGLLFAQNDRFIYELKYKRDSVSAEITKENYYLDITKDDVAYYNRLYYIRDSIFTATGMHGFQGFKLTSFLTKKLNSSLYENYEYIGDVNFYKIEEPVHLDWKISNDTKMINELKVQKAEIYFGGRNWTAWFTPEIPLSYGPYKFNGLPGLITEMYDDKKNYIFKLVKSEKIPENYESYNVKEFRKGAIPTNYKKLSTLKLELYKDPFKYVFNGKLSIPEGKKLLLDDGTILSKDELKPAEKREREKIRSFNNPIELDKAVKYPN; from the coding sequence ATGAAGAAGATGATTGCTTTATTATTACTGATTTTCAACGGTCTGCTATTTGCCCAAAATGACCGGTTCATTTATGAACTCAAATATAAGAGAGATTCCGTCTCCGCGGAGATTACAAAAGAAAATTATTATCTGGATATTACCAAAGATGATGTTGCCTACTACAACAGGTTGTATTACATAAGAGACTCCATATTTACTGCGACAGGAATGCATGGATTTCAGGGATTTAAATTAACTTCATTTTTAACCAAAAAATTAAATAGTTCTCTATATGAAAACTATGAATATATCGGTGACGTCAACTTTTATAAAATCGAAGAACCTGTACATCTTGATTGGAAAATTTCAAATGATACAAAGATGATTAATGAATTGAAAGTTCAAAAAGCAGAAATATATTTTGGAGGAAGAAATTGGACCGCCTGGTTTACGCCGGAAATCCCTTTATCATATGGACCATATAAATTCAATGGTTTGCCGGGACTCATTACGGAAATGTATGATGATAAAAAGAATTATATTTTCAAACTGGTTAAAAGTGAAAAAATTCCGGAAAATTATGAGAGTTATAATGTGAAGGAATTTAGGAAAGGCGCAATACCCACCAATTATAAAAAGCTATCCACATTAAAACTGGAATTATATAAAGATCCGTTTAAGTATGTTTTTAACGGAAAACTCAGTATTCCCGAAGGAAAGAAACTGCTGCTTGATGACGGAACTATTTTAAGCAAAGATGAATTAAAACCTGCTGAGAAAAGAGAAAGAGAAAAAATCAGATCATTCAATAATCCTATAGAGCTGGATAAGGCTGTTAAATACCCGAACTAG
- a CDS encoding Rieske (2Fe-2S) protein: MKKTFSIISFFTLLIFSNLSINSCGSREDTVSCFPNNPINVTLNLNLPAYNNLNYNNGWVYINEQQSGTRGLIVVNTGNGFKAYDRNAPHLCPANNTTLEVKDDIAIICPADNTRWILRTGQPESGSKTSLPPKTYPYNYDAATKTLSIYY, translated from the coding sequence ATGAAAAAAACTTTCTCAATAATATCCTTTTTTACTTTATTGATTTTCAGTAATTTATCTATAAACTCTTGCGGAAGTAGAGAAGATACCGTAAGCTGCTTTCCGAATAATCCAATCAACGTTACATTAAATTTAAACCTGCCTGCCTACAATAATTTGAACTATAATAATGGCTGGGTTTACATCAATGAACAACAATCCGGAACAAGGGGATTAATCGTTGTCAACACCGGAAATGGATTCAAAGCGTATGACCGTAATGCACCTCATTTATGTCCTGCCAACAACACGACACTTGAAGTAAAGGATGATATCGCCATTATATGTCCTGCAGATAATACCCGATGGATCTTAAGAACCGGGCAGCCGGAATCAGGTTCTAAAACCTCACTTCCTCCTAAAACCTATCCTTATAATTATGATGCGGCAACCAAAACTTTAAGTATTTACTACTAA
- the greA gene encoding transcription elongation factor GreA yields MASYVTKEGLEKMKAELEQLETVERPKITQQIAEARDKGDLSENAEYDAAKEAQGMLEMRISKLKDVISTSKIIDESQLDTSKVSILTTVKLKNNATKQEQVFTLVPDNESDLKTGKISVNTPIAKGLLGKVVGETAEITLPNGNKLSFEVLDITL; encoded by the coding sequence ATGGCAAGCTACGTAACTAAGGAGGGGCTAGAGAAAATGAAAGCTGAGCTGGAACAGTTGGAAACTGTGGAAAGACCAAAGATTACTCAACAGATCGCTGAAGCAAGAGACAAAGGAGATTTGTCTGAAAATGCAGAATATGATGCGGCTAAAGAGGCTCAAGGTATGCTTGAGATGAGAATTTCCAAGCTTAAAGATGTTATTTCTACCTCTAAGATTATAGACGAAAGCCAATTAGATACTTCAAAAGTTTCTATCCTGACAACGGTGAAACTTAAAAACAATGCGACTAAACAAGAGCAGGTATTTACATTGGTGCCGGATAACGAAAGTGACCTTAAAACAGGGAAGATCTCTGTAAATACACCTATTGCAAAAGGCCTTCTTGGAAAAGTGGTAGGAGAAACTGCGGAAATCACGCTACCAAACGGAAATAAACTTTCTTTTGAAGTATTAGACATTACTTTATAG
- a CDS encoding HIT family protein, whose protein sequence is MSTIFTKIINGEIPSYKIAEDENFIAFLDAMPLVKGHTLVVPKKEVDLIFDLESEEYKNLWGFAQEVAKKIKTAIPCVRVGVAVVGLEVPHAHIHLIPLNKMEDMNFRNERLKLTNEEYTEIQNSIINS, encoded by the coding sequence ATGAGCACTATATTCACAAAAATCATCAACGGTGAAATTCCCTCGTACAAAATTGCGGAAGATGAAAACTTTATAGCATTCTTAGACGCAATGCCATTGGTGAAAGGACATACCCTTGTAGTTCCTAAAAAAGAAGTGGATTTGATTTTTGATCTTGAAAGTGAAGAATACAAAAACCTTTGGGGATTTGCCCAAGAGGTTGCCAAGAAGATCAAAACTGCAATTCCATGTGTAAGAGTAGGAGTAGCGGTAGTAGGACTTGAAGTTCCTCATGCACACATCCATCTGATCCCTTTAAACAAGATGGAAGACATGAACTTCAGAAATGAAAGATTAAAATTAACGAACGAAGAATATACAGAGATTCAAAACTCAATTATTAATTCTTAA
- the clpX gene encoding ATP-dependent Clp protease ATP-binding subunit ClpX produces the protein MNSNQCSFCGRKRNEVQMLISGQNGFICENCIEQAHTIVKDSASKTEYSPADSMEELKKPKQIKEFLDQYVIGQDQAKKQLSIAVYNHYKRLLHAQDENREVELEKSNIIMIGETGTGKTLLAKTIARELNVPFCIVDATILTEAGYVGEDVESILSRLLMVADYDVEKAEKGIVFIDEIDKIARKSDNPSITRDVSGEGVQQGLLKLLEGSIVNVPPQGGRKHPDQKYIQVNTQNILFIAGGAFDGIKEIIERRMNKQAIGFSSEKINKTDEDEYVLTNINAVDLRSFGLIPELLGRFPIITYLDKLTKETLVRIMKEPKNSIVNQFVELFKMDGTDLAITDGAIERIVEETIEKGLGARGLRGTTEKVLEDYMFSIGEDKKIVLTEDNILINR, from the coding sequence ATGAATTCAAACCAGTGTTCTTTCTGCGGTAGAAAAAGAAATGAAGTACAGATGCTGATTTCTGGGCAGAACGGTTTTATTTGTGAAAATTGTATAGAACAAGCACACACTATTGTTAAAGACAGTGCCTCCAAAACAGAATACTCACCTGCAGACAGTATGGAGGAGCTTAAAAAGCCGAAACAGATCAAAGAATTTCTTGATCAATATGTAATTGGCCAGGATCAGGCTAAAAAACAGCTTTCGATAGCTGTTTACAATCACTATAAGAGACTTCTTCATGCTCAGGACGAAAACAGAGAAGTAGAACTTGAGAAGTCCAATATCATTATGATAGGAGAGACGGGAACCGGGAAAACGTTACTGGCAAAAACGATTGCCAGAGAACTGAACGTTCCTTTCTGTATTGTAGATGCAACGATTCTGACTGAAGCCGGATATGTGGGAGAAGATGTTGAAAGTATTCTTTCCAGACTATTGATGGTTGCCGATTATGATGTGGAAAAGGCAGAAAAAGGAATTGTCTTTATTGATGAGATTGATAAAATCGCAAGAAAATCAGATAACCCGAGTATTACAAGAGATGTTTCCGGAGAAGGAGTACAGCAGGGATTATTGAAATTATTAGAAGGAAGTATCGTAAACGTTCCACCACAGGGAGGAAGAAAACACCCGGACCAAAAATATATCCAGGTAAATACGCAAAATATATTATTCATTGCTGGAGGAGCTTTTGACGGGATCAAGGAGATCATCGAAAGAAGAATGAACAAACAGGCAATTGGTTTCAGCTCAGAAAAAATCAATAAAACGGATGAAGACGAGTATGTATTAACAAATATTAATGCAGTCGATCTTCGTTCTTTCGGATTAATTCCCGAACTTTTAGGAAGATTTCCAATCATTACTTACCTCGATAAACTCACAAAAGAAACGTTGGTAAGAATCATGAAGGAGCCTAAAAATTCAATTGTGAATCAATTTGTGGAACTTTTCAAGATGGATGGCACGGATTTGGCAATTACGGACGGAGCAATCGAAAGAATTGTAGAAGAAACCATTGAAAAAGGATTAGGAGCGAGAGGGTTAAGAGGAACTACTGAAAAAGTTCTGGAAGACTATATGTTTTCAATCGGAGAGGACAAAAAGATTGTCTTAACTGAAGATAATATTTTGATTAATAGATAA
- a CDS encoding T9SS type A sorting domain-containing protein yields the protein MRKSLFAIGLLAISYSVQAQILCHVDTGANMYVSEGTLVYSGGGVQTRDNGLVELHGNMMVVGATTDAFKTITTAGADKTDGGNIVLKMNDAANFATSTYGQLYIQGLSQAGITGIVTKEYRTNRQGNGNYFQQIALPFFGKAVSSLSTELGKTFGTTRSVNNANSVNNDLILKWNNTSAVSDHFANLSTTTNDGSGYYMLGSRNNNLNLDTPVSGSVFTLNGRPYAEFAAPVNLQNAGNVNFGPNGTFKNSYQEYYNTYIQDQFDLPNGSWTGTYGKNIYQFGNPFLTNLDLSKIGYIENGTITDGNNITNVMGIEYTSGTVVTQNSGGSSATYTTGAQIQTFDAATGIPVGDTGLLIKPMQPFIIKLRDNTAQTLNFNTLRRFKDVVRANGVDYNVNAAKMSHGNGNKSTDRGTIKQLAVIGLDANKNEIARTYYVVSSTATSGHQTSIASTVQAAATPMNLIGTFEEDAINGGYDNNYTGKYWLYINEANENNFQGKNVMLVNYDQTKIKYYKFEIKENAELIPTGTHPLSAGIGFYYKPENGSVQQAKQGDIIPVTNEEYNLYYGEPNGTLAVGKKEAKPSRTAVVYNPAITNYIVRFDPNWKKADIEVYDMSGKLVISKKAVDTSRDFVIELDGSVKNSYVVKIVSDKGETVNTKILK from the coding sequence ATGAGAAAAAGTTTATTTGCTATAGGTCTCTTAGCAATCAGTTATTCTGTTCAGGCGCAGATATTATGTCATGTTGACACTGGTGCTAATATGTATGTGAGCGAAGGCACCCTTGTTTATAGTGGGGGCGGTGTACAAACAAGAGATAATGGTCTTGTTGAGTTACACGGAAACATGATGGTCGTAGGAGCAACTACAGACGCTTTTAAAACAATTACAACTGCCGGCGCAGATAAAACTGACGGTGGAAATATTGTTCTAAAAATGAATGATGCTGCCAACTTTGCGACTTCTACTTACGGCCAGTTATATATTCAAGGTTTATCCCAAGCCGGAATTACTGGTATCGTAACTAAGGAATATCGTACCAACAGACAAGGTAACGGTAACTACTTCCAACAAATTGCCCTTCCATTCTTTGGAAAAGCAGTTAGTTCATTATCTACTGAGCTTGGTAAAACTTTTGGAACTACCAGAAGTGTAAACAACGCTAACTCTGTGAATAATGACCTGATCTTAAAATGGAACAACACAAGTGCTGTGTCTGACCATTTCGCTAACCTTTCAACGACGACAAACGACGGTTCAGGTTACTACATGCTAGGTTCAAGAAACAATAACTTGAATTTAGATACTCCTGTATCAGGTTCTGTCTTTACCCTTAACGGAAGGCCTTACGCAGAATTTGCAGCTCCTGTAAATTTGCAAAACGCGGGGAATGTTAATTTTGGACCAAACGGTACCTTTAAAAATTCTTACCAGGAATATTACAATACGTATATTCAGGATCAGTTTGATTTACCTAACGGATCTTGGACAGGTACTTATGGTAAAAACATCTACCAGTTTGGTAACCCATTCCTAACCAACCTTGATTTATCCAAAATCGGATATATTGAGAACGGAACAATTACTGATGGTAACAACATTACCAATGTAATGGGGATTGAGTATACCTCAGGTACTGTAGTAACACAAAATTCCGGAGGTTCTTCTGCAACGTATACAACGGGTGCTCAGATTCAAACATTTGACGCAGCAACTGGTATTCCTGTTGGGGATACAGGGCTTCTTATTAAGCCAATGCAACCATTTATCATTAAGCTTAGAGATAATACAGCTCAGACGTTAAACTTTAACACATTGAGAAGATTCAAAGATGTTGTGAGAGCAAACGGAGTTGATTATAACGTTAACGCGGCAAAAATGAGTCATGGTAATGGTAACAAATCTACGGATAGAGGTACTATAAAACAATTAGCAGTCATTGGTCTTGATGCCAATAAAAATGAAATTGCAAGAACATACTATGTAGTGAGTTCTACTGCAACTTCAGGACACCAGACTTCTATTGCTTCTACAGTACAGGCAGCAGCAACTCCAATGAACCTTATCGGAACATTTGAAGAAGATGCTATCAACGGAGGTTATGATAACAACTATACTGGTAAATATTGGTTGTATATCAATGAAGCTAATGAAAATAACTTCCAAGGGAAGAATGTAATGCTTGTAAACTATGATCAGACTAAGATTAAGTATTACAAATTTGAAATAAAAGAAAATGCTGAACTAATTCCTACAGGAACACATCCACTTTCTGCTGGAATAGGATTCTACTATAAACCTGAAAACGGATCGGTACAACAGGCTAAACAAGGAGATATAATCCCTGTAACTAACGAGGAATATAACTTATACTATGGAGAGCCTAACGGTACGTTAGCTGTTGGTAAAAAAGAAGCAAAACCTTCAAGAACAGCAGTGGTTTATAATCCGGCAATTACAAATTATATTGTTAGATTTGATCCAAACTGGAAAAAAGCAGATATTGAAGTTTATGATATGAGCGGTAAACTAGTAATCTCTAAAAAAGCGGTTGATACATCCAGAGATTTTGTAATCGAGCTTGATGGCTCAGTTAAAAATTCTTACGTTGTAAAAATCGTCTCTGATAAGGGAGAAACTGTTAACACTAAAATCTTAAAATAA
- a CDS encoding signal peptidase, with amino-acid sequence MKTINKLVSAFFLLAVLFVQAAPPVPGGGGGTGGHGTGGGDPAAPIDMYVYVLSIVAIAFIVLFTKKYKNVKA; translated from the coding sequence ATGAAGACTATTAATAAACTAGTATCCGCATTTTTTCTTCTTGCTGTGTTGTTTGTACAAGCGGCGCCACCTGTACCAGGTGGAGGCGGTGGTACCGGAGGACACGGTACCGGTGGGGGAGACCCGGCAGCACCAATTGATATGTATGTATATGTACTTTCTATTGTAGCAATCGCATTTATTGTGTTGTTTACTAAAAAGTATAAAAATGTAAAAGCATAA
- a CDS encoding TlpA family protein disulfide reductase: protein MKKIYTLAAVMAAFALQAQFSVTIQTPADFKDQDAILYTLNGSKDVIVTKEQSKNNTWTFKYPSHYMGMMKVYFPGSNNTINFISENKNISLKLDVQNNKVKDIIYLDEANELMSKQQEGSQKKELILPALAQIKEYYKDNTDFGKALKTEIERLSGTSGSIDAAQHPFISYYNSNYSKFLSNSSDPAKKVNQDEIINFLDKSNDMLESSSLLRPVLVAYLNSGGNTNVAGSVDKLLDRLKVETPRGQTVLSELIEIFDVYQMDDLKTKYLGLAKNLKCTINDRLASTLKSNANVEIGAAFPNYKFKSPANTTAKSIYDVKADKKVVVFWSSTCSHCETELPKLLEKYNDLKSKNIQVIGLSLDVDKSSYTKRIAAFPWVNDSELQGWNSSYVDMYNVHATPTYFILDANNKIINKPEHVGNVLEYFKLK, encoded by the coding sequence ATGAAAAAGATTTATACACTAGCTGCGGTTATGGCCGCTTTTGCTTTGCAGGCTCAATTTTCAGTGACCATTCAGACCCCTGCAGATTTTAAAGATCAAGACGCTATTCTATATACATTAAACGGTTCAAAAGATGTTATTGTTACTAAAGAACAAAGTAAGAATAACACATGGACATTTAAGTATCCTAGCCATTATATGGGAATGATGAAAGTCTATTTCCCAGGTTCTAATAATACTATAAATTTTATTTCTGAAAATAAAAATATAAGCTTAAAGCTAGACGTTCAGAATAATAAAGTTAAAGATATAATTTATCTTGACGAAGCCAATGAGCTGATGAGTAAGCAGCAGGAAGGATCACAAAAGAAAGAGCTTATTCTCCCGGCTTTAGCTCAGATAAAAGAATATTACAAAGATAATACTGACTTTGGAAAAGCACTGAAAACAGAGATTGAAAGACTTTCCGGAACTTCAGGCTCGATTGATGCTGCACAGCACCCGTTTATATCATATTATAATAGCAATTACAGCAAGTTTCTATCTAACTCATCAGATCCCGCTAAAAAGGTGAATCAGGACGAAATTATTAATTTCCTTGATAAGTCTAATGATATGCTTGAGTCTTCATCATTATTAAGACCGGTATTAGTAGCTTATCTGAATTCAGGTGGAAATACAAATGTAGCAGGTTCTGTGGATAAACTTCTGGATCGTTTAAAAGTAGAAACTCCGAGAGGGCAAACTGTTTTATCTGAATTGATTGAGATCTTTGATGTATACCAGATGGATGATCTTAAGACCAAATATCTTGGTCTTGCCAAGAACCTTAAATGTACTATCAACGATCGACTTGCTTCTACCTTAAAATCTAATGCCAATGTAGAAATTGGAGCAGCTTTCCCTAATTATAAATTCAAGTCACCGGCTAATACGACAGCAAAATCAATTTATGATGTAAAAGCAGATAAAAAGGTTGTTGTTTTCTGGTCTTCTACCTGTTCACATTGTGAAACTGAGCTTCCAAAATTATTGGAAAAATACAATGATTTAAAGTCCAAAAATATTCAGGTGATTGGCCTTTCTTTAGATGTTGACAAAAGCTCGTACACAAAAAGGATTGCGGCATTTCCATGGGTTAATGATTCCGAATTACAGGGATGGAATAGTAGTTACGTAGATATGTACAATGTGCATGCAACTCCGACGTATTTTATTTTAGATGCTAACAACAAGATAATCAATAAACCAGAGCATGTTGGCAATGTTTTAGAGTATTTTAAACTAAAATAA
- a CDS encoding HlyD family secretion protein: MKEDVLDNIELRSESVQDILTQPPHWMIRWGNTVIFIILLLILAMSYIIKYPEFVPAPIIVTSQNPPEKMEARIGSKIEKIFIKDHQEVKKGDVMMVMQSAANYQDVLELKKLVDSIAPNQIVSFPLAVASRFKLGELQGDYNSFAKAFQDEELFTRLQPYAPESLAANNSISEYRIRIATLKQQKNLESAKYDLTKKNFQRSQELYNQGVISAMELENEKIKYLQAQQNMENINISISQSEEGISNLNKTKSGTAINTEKDKITYSSQTLQLFEQLRKSLKQWEQNYLVISSTDGVASFQQFFGENQFVKAGEPILSILPRNKEKLVGRMSVPTINSGKITQGEKVLIKLDNYRFQEYGIIEGKVQNISLIPDDKGNYYVDVVLPKGLKTSYNKTLVFDKELRGSAEIVTQDLRLIERFFYQIRKLLGYQS; this comes from the coding sequence ATGAAAGAAGACGTTTTAGACAATATTGAACTCCGCTCAGAAAGCGTACAGGATATTCTTACCCAGCCTCCACATTGGATGATCCGCTGGGGAAACACGGTTATATTTATTATTCTCCTGCTCATTCTCGCAATGAGTTATATTATAAAATATCCGGAGTTCGTACCGGCTCCTATTATTGTAACCTCTCAAAATCCTCCTGAAAAAATGGAGGCAAGGATTGGTTCCAAAATTGAAAAAATATTTATCAAAGACCATCAGGAAGTAAAAAAAGGAGATGTAATGATGGTGATGCAATCTGCTGCCAATTATCAAGATGTACTGGAATTGAAAAAACTGGTAGATTCTATTGCGCCTAATCAGATCGTATCTTTTCCACTTGCTGTAGCTTCAAGATTTAAACTTGGAGAATTACAGGGTGATTACAACAGCTTTGCAAAAGCATTTCAGGATGAAGAGCTTTTCACCAGATTACAACCTTATGCTCCGGAAAGCCTGGCTGCCAATAACAGCATTTCAGAATACAGAATAAGAATTGCTACATTAAAGCAGCAGAAAAATCTGGAATCAGCGAAGTATGATCTTACCAAGAAAAACTTCCAGAGATCTCAGGAACTTTACAATCAAGGAGTTATTTCTGCCATGGAACTTGAAAATGAAAAGATTAAATATCTTCAGGCTCAACAAAACATGGAAAATATTAATATTTCCATCTCTCAATCAGAAGAAGGTATTTCCAATCTTAACAAAACCAAAAGTGGAACCGCCATTAATACTGAAAAAGATAAGATCACTTATTCTTCACAAACACTGCAGTTGTTTGAACAGCTACGCAAATCATTAAAGCAATGGGAGCAGAATTATCTTGTTATTTCATCTACTGATGGTGTTGCCAGCTTTCAACAGTTTTTTGGCGAAAATCAGTTTGTAAAGGCCGGAGAACCGATCTTATCTATCCTACCTAGGAACAAGGAAAAACTAGTGGGTAGAATGTCAGTGCCTACAATTAATTCCGGAAAGATTACTCAGGGAGAAAAAGTCTTGATTAAACTTGACAATTACCGTTTCCAGGAATATGGTATTATAGAAGGAAAAGTACAGAATATCTCTCTTATTCCTGATGATAAAGGAAATTACTATGTAGATGTAGTTTTACCGAAAGGGCTAAAAACAAGCTATAATAAAACATTGGTATTCGATAAAGAGCTTAGAGGTAGTGCGGAAATTGTTACGCAGGATTTAAGACTTATCGAAAGGTTCTTCTATCAGATCAGAAAGCTACTGGGATATCAATCCTGA